From Micromonospora rhizosphaerae, the proteins below share one genomic window:
- a CDS encoding GNAT family N-acetyltransferase gives MAFSLALTDGRDRYQSGMTGTRRAHRGAGLARLVKVAALRRAREAGYRQAFTTNDAGNEAMLAVNRGLGYRVVAGEWRVPAGLAGLSGPIRLPLWTVRHSPAKLSLVRV, from the coding sequence GTGGCCTTCAGCCTGGCCCTGACCGACGGCCGGGACCGCTACCAGTCGGGGATGACCGGCACCCGGCGGGCCCACCGCGGCGCCGGCCTGGCCCGACTGGTCAAGGTCGCCGCCCTGCGCCGGGCCCGCGAGGCCGGCTACCGGCAGGCGTTCACCACGAACGACGCCGGAAACGAGGCGATGCTCGCCGTCAATCGTGGACTGGGTTACCGAGTGGTTGCCGGCGAGTGGCGGGTACCGGCGGGACTTGCGGGCCTGAGCGGTCCCATCCGACTTCCTTTGTGGACTGTGAGACATTCCCCTGCGAAACTTTCTCTTGTCCGCGTCTAG
- a CDS encoding DUF2630 family protein, giving the protein MDDKTILNRISELVDEEHRLRTAAQEHEAGTDDAARERLRELEESLDQCWDLLRRRRAARSAHGDPDAQGERPLSEVERYLQ; this is encoded by the coding sequence ATGGACGACAAGACCATCCTGAACCGGATCTCCGAACTGGTCGACGAGGAGCACCGGCTGCGCACGGCCGCGCAGGAGCACGAGGCCGGCACCGATGACGCGGCCCGGGAGCGGCTGCGGGAGCTGGAGGAATCCCTCGACCAGTGCTGGGACCTGCTGCGCCGGCGGCGGGCCGCCCGGTCGGCGCACGGCGACCCGGACGCCCAGGGCGAGCGGCCGCTGTCGGAGGTCGAGCGCTACCTCCAGTGA